Proteins found in one Streptomyces sp. CB09001 genomic segment:
- a CDS encoding helix-turn-helix transcriptional regulator, with product MEDEETTAVLRTVGRQIKMWREAAGLRQAELGAAIGYGEEMVSSVERGRRVPKPDFLDKADEVLGAGGKLATMKEDVEKARYPKKVRDLAKLEDEAVELGAYAGHHIHGLLQTPEYARALYVMRRPAFTEEEVDRYVSARMARKVVFERVPHAQLTFVQEEVTLRRPLGGRMVLRQQLEHLLEVGRLRHVEIQVMPTDREDHAGMAGSLQLLKLRGGKAFGHSEAQLHNRVITDPHEVQTLDLRYGIIRAQALTPRESLAFIEKVMGEET from the coding sequence ATGGAGGACGAGGAGACCACGGCCGTGCTCAGGACGGTCGGGCGGCAGATCAAGATGTGGCGCGAGGCCGCCGGGCTACGGCAGGCGGAACTGGGCGCCGCCATCGGCTACGGCGAGGAGATGGTGTCGTCGGTCGAGCGAGGGCGACGCGTGCCCAAGCCGGACTTCCTGGACAAGGCCGACGAGGTGCTGGGCGCGGGCGGGAAGCTCGCGACCATGAAGGAGGACGTGGAGAAGGCCCGCTATCCGAAGAAGGTGCGGGACCTGGCCAAGCTGGAGGACGAGGCGGTCGAACTGGGTGCCTACGCGGGCCACCACATCCACGGGCTGTTGCAGACGCCCGAGTACGCCCGCGCGTTGTACGTGATGCGCCGTCCCGCGTTCACGGAGGAGGAGGTCGACCGCTACGTCTCCGCCCGCATGGCACGGAAGGTCGTCTTCGAGCGTGTTCCCCACGCCCAGCTCACCTTTGTCCAGGAAGAGGTGACGCTACGGCGCCCGCTCGGAGGCAGAATGGTGCTCCGACAACAGCTCGAACACCTGTTGGAGGTCGGAAGGTTGAGGCATGTCGAGATCCAGGTCATGCCGACGGACCGCGAGGACCACGCGGGGATGGCCGGGTCGCTGCAACTGTTGAAACTGCGGGGTGGCAAGGCGTTCGGCCACTCGGAAGCTCAGCTGCACAACCGAGTCATCACTGATCCACACGAGGTCCAGACCCTGGACTTGCGCTATGGGATCATCCGGGCACAGGCACTCACGCCCCGCGAGTCACTCGCCTTCATCGAGAAAGTCATGGGAGAAGAGACATGA
- a CDS encoding helix-turn-helix domain-containing protein, whose protein sequence is MTEQKPSAPSHPVSRRHPGGVEHENHPHHDHFTVVGNHLLQHPELSLTAIGLAVHIQSLPAGTPVGIKSLAGKFPEGEIRIAAALRELEEHGYLARTKERLQSGRVVTRTVSRNKPRAAFAMAAQPARPVVGEPPFPVPGPVMDAPVTEQAADPVANPVATELLARLRVHDSRLLLTERDVRRLAPAVVAWLERGVPPTAVERTLTAGLPQEPIRHPAAFLERRLTSDLPPALPAPRTPAPGLRRPDPLQTCDGCERAFRAARPGRCRDCRQSPLPAQVAA, encoded by the coding sequence ATGACTGAGCAGAAGCCTAGCGCGCCCTCGCACCCCGTGTCCCGCCGTCACCCCGGTGGTGTCGAGCACGAGAACCATCCCCACCACGACCACTTCACCGTGGTCGGCAATCATCTCCTCCAGCATCCCGAGCTGTCCCTGACGGCGATCGGACTGGCCGTCCACATCCAGTCGCTGCCCGCCGGGACACCGGTCGGGATCAAATCGCTGGCGGGCAAGTTCCCCGAGGGCGAGATCCGGATCGCCGCCGCCCTGCGGGAGTTGGAAGAGCACGGCTACCTCGCACGCACCAAGGAGCGTCTTCAATCGGGGCGAGTCGTGACCCGGACGGTCTCCCGCAACAAGCCCCGCGCCGCCTTCGCGATGGCGGCGCAGCCCGCCCGGCCGGTCGTCGGCGAGCCGCCCTTCCCGGTCCCCGGCCCGGTGATGGATGCCCCGGTGACGGAACAGGCGGCGGACCCGGTGGCGAATCCGGTGGCGACGGAACTGCTCGCCCGTCTCCGGGTGCACGACTCACGCCTGCTCCTGACCGAGCGCGACGTCCGGCGCCTCGCCCCCGCCGTCGTGGCCTGGCTGGAGCGCGGCGTACCGCCGACCGCCGTGGAACGGACGCTGACGGCCGGGCTGCCCCAGGAGCCGATCCGTCACCCGGCGGCCTTCCTGGAACGCCGTCTCACCTCGGACCTTCCCCCGGCCCTGCCCGCACCCCGCACTCCCGCTCCCGGCCTGCGCCGCCCCGACCCCCTCCAGACCTGCGACGGCTGCGAACGCGCCTTCCGTGCCGCGCGACCGGGCCGCTGCCGTGACTGCCGCCAGAGCCCCCTCCCGGCGCAGGTGGCTGCGTAA
- a CDS encoding DUF397 domain-containing protein translates to MTSALEWFKSSYSSNDGPECVEVAIASVDPTVHVRDSKNPEAARLSFTDASWTSFLTFTNRQV, encoded by the coding sequence ATGACCTCCGCCCTGGAGTGGTTCAAGAGCAGCTACAGCAGCAACGACGGCCCTGAGTGCGTGGAGGTCGCCATAGCCTCCGTCGACCCAACCGTCCACGTCCGCGACTCCAAGAACCCCGAGGCCGCCCGCCTCTCCTTCACCGACGCCTCCTGGACCTCGTTCCTGACGTTCACCAACAGGCAGGTGTAG
- a CDS encoding DUF2165 domain-containing protein encodes MANIPRSTLLLASTVLTAVLALYIALVALGNITDFDNNQQYVHHVLAMDTTFKDDDLMWRAITSKGLQDTAYVAIIVWETAAALVLIWATWLWIRRQHAPARRFTTYGTLMLMLLFGAGFLAIGGEWFAMWQSEDWNGLDAATRVLLFSGVVLIVAHLPSGEAEATKPQ; translated from the coding sequence ATGGCCAACATCCCCCGCAGCACCCTTTTACTCGCCTCCACCGTGCTCACCGCGGTCCTCGCCCTCTACATCGCCCTCGTGGCCCTCGGGAACATCACCGACTTCGACAACAACCAGCAGTACGTGCATCACGTCCTCGCGATGGACACGACGTTCAAGGACGACGACCTGATGTGGCGGGCGATCACGAGCAAGGGGCTCCAGGACACCGCCTACGTGGCGATCATCGTGTGGGAGACCGCCGCCGCGCTCGTGCTGATCTGGGCGACCTGGCTCTGGATACGCCGGCAGCACGCTCCCGCACGGCGCTTCACCACCTACGGCACGCTCATGCTGATGCTGCTCTTCGGCGCCGGGTTCCTCGCGATCGGCGGGGAGTGGTTCGCGATGTGGCAGTCCGAGGACTGGAACGGGCTGGACGCGGCGACCCGGGTGCTCCTGTTCAGCGGCGTCGTGCTGATCGTGGCGCACCTGCCGTCCGGCGAGGCGGAAGCCACGAAACCACAGTGA
- a CDS encoding ATP-binding protein, with amino-acid sequence MEEMALRGSMNAPQFAVQLSATRRGARLARLLTERQLDDWSVPSGEAVQVVAELAANAVLHGRVPGRDFRLTLRLFPGGTLRVEVTDARGDRVPCLPDPAADEEECGRGLRIVAAYADRWGVDAGPAPAKTVWAELVPGRGRT; translated from the coding sequence ATGGAGGAAATGGCCCTGCGCGGCAGCATGAACGCACCTCAGTTCGCAGTCCAGTTGTCCGCGACGCGGCGAGGTGCCCGGCTCGCGCGCCTGCTCACCGAACGCCAACTCGACGACTGGTCCGTGCCGTCGGGGGAGGCGGTGCAGGTGGTCGCCGAGCTGGCGGCGAACGCGGTGCTGCACGGCCGGGTGCCGGGGCGGGACTTCCGGCTGACCCTGCGCCTGTTCCCCGGCGGCACCCTTCGGGTCGAGGTCACGGACGCCCGGGGCGACCGGGTCCCGTGTCTCCCCGACCCGGCCGCCGACGAGGAGGAGTGCGGACGCGGACTGCGCATCGTGGCCGCGTACGCGGACCGTTGGGGCGTCGATGCGGGACCGGCTCCCGCGAAGACCGTCTGGGCCGAACTGGTACCGGGTCGTGGCCGGACGTGA
- a CDS encoding serine hydrolase domain-containing protein, translating into MSVRLAASVPSKPRKQRGRVLSVVAALAVLGGGLAATGSLAYGTPGHPGHRGAVLEGAKDLVREDGFPAALVADQGRDGRVRDYTAGTGDLATGASVPVNGQVRAGSNTKAFTAAVVLQLVGEGKVKLDEPIETYLPGLVHGDGIDGGRITVRNLLQHTSGLPDYVQTLGLDPFEVRDTYYNPRDLIDLALSQKAAFEPGAKWQYSNTNYVLAGLLVEKVTGRPFGEEITDRIIRPLGLKDTYWPGIGERGIRGAHPKGYAAATPGAPLEDITRLDPSQAWAAGQLVTTPRDLNRFFSALLDGKVLEAAELKEMQTTVPVTEGAPAPGTGYGLGLFRTPLSCGVELWGHGGSIHGYETYGGATQDGRAATVATTALSSSVAAEPADMMAAHQHVFDVVDTAVCE; encoded by the coding sequence GTGTCCGTTCGTCTTGCCGCCTCCGTCCCGTCCAAGCCGAGGAAGCAGCGCGGGCGCGTGCTGTCGGTGGTCGCCGCGCTCGCGGTCCTGGGCGGCGGCCTCGCCGCGACCGGTTCCCTGGCCTACGGCACCCCGGGCCACCCCGGTCATCGCGGCGCCGTCCTCGAGGGCGCGAAGGACCTGGTCCGCGAGGACGGTTTCCCCGCCGCACTGGTCGCCGACCAGGGACGTGACGGACGCGTCCGCGACTACACGGCGGGCACCGGCGACCTGGCGACCGGCGCGTCCGTGCCGGTCAACGGCCAGGTCAGGGCGGGCAGCAACACCAAGGCGTTCACCGCGGCGGTCGTGCTCCAGCTGGTCGGCGAGGGCAAGGTGAAGCTGGACGAGCCGATCGAGACGTACCTGCCGGGCCTCGTGCACGGCGACGGCATCGACGGCGGCCGGATCACCGTGCGCAACCTGCTCCAGCACACCAGCGGCCTGCCCGACTACGTCCAGACGCTGGGCCTGGACCCGTTCGAGGTCCGCGACACGTACTACAACCCGCGTGACCTGATCGACCTCGCCCTGAGCCAGAAGGCGGCGTTCGAGCCGGGCGCGAAGTGGCAGTACAGCAACACCAACTACGTCCTGGCGGGCCTGCTCGTCGAGAAGGTCACGGGCCGCCCCTTCGGCGAGGAGATCACCGACCGGATCATCCGCCCCCTCGGTCTGAAGGACACCTACTGGCCGGGCATCGGCGAGCGCGGCATCCGGGGCGCCCACCCCAAGGGCTACGCCGCCGCCACCCCCGGCGCGCCGTTGGAGGACATCACCCGCCTCGACCCGTCCCAGGCCTGGGCCGCCGGACAGCTCGTCACCACCCCGCGCGACCTCAACCGCTTCTTCTCCGCCCTGCTCGACGGCAAGGTCCTGGAGGCCGCCGAGCTGAAGGAGATGCAGACCACGGTCCCGGTCACCGAGGGCGCTCCCGCGCCCGGTACCGGCTACGGCCTGGGCCTCTTCCGCACTCCCCTGTCCTGCGGCGTCGAGCTGTGGGGTCACGGCGGCTCCATCCACGGCTACGAGACCTACGGCGGCGCCACGCAGGACGGCCGCGCGGCCACAGTGGCGACGACGGCCCTGTCCAGTTCGGTGGCCGCCGAGCCGGCCGACATGATGGCGGCCCACCAGCACGTCTTCGACGTGGTGGACACAGCGGTCTGCGAGTGA